One genomic segment of Panicum virgatum strain AP13 chromosome 2N, P.virgatum_v5, whole genome shotgun sequence includes these proteins:
- the LOC120658387 gene encoding uncharacterized protein LOC120658387 — MPPLELLCHTALPTSTCATQHCLPPPVPCLAFPDGTFFSLPHREAFQFPESMGYHSSCGEWLVFLCDVTYSLKNPFSKVTLTLPKLSCLCPIEEPEEIVNLTVTLEGKMPQESLDMDAEMSVYKLVVCSSLLAAAIINLGPMYTIALCRPGADSWFVSRLLRRDQLIDMMFYRGKLFVLDEFNNLLAIDVGEDNDNGKLRISQVECLIETRSITIFMPNGVSYINDVLVESHGALLMIRTTFFGMPSDDNTGCMSTKPVGIQFKVFEADFHSSRWVGVTSLGDDHTLYISQSYSRSLCVCLSTS, encoded by the coding sequence ATGCCGCCATTGGAGCTTCTCTGCCACACAGCATTGCCTACCTCCACCTGTGCCACACAGCATTGCCTACCTCCACCTGTGCCATGCTTGGCGTTCCCTGATGGTACCTTTTTCAGCTTACCTCACAGAGAAGCCTTCCAATTTCCCGAGAGCATGGGCTATCACAGCTCCTGTGGCGAGTGGCTTGTCTTCTTATGTGATGTCACCTACTCCTTGAAGAATCCCTTCTCCAAGGTCACCTTGACACTGCCTAAACTATCTTGTCTCTGCCCCATTGAGGAGCCTGAGGAAATTGTCAATTTAACTGTCACCCTGGAGGGAAAGATGCCCCAAGAATCTCTGGACATGGATGCTGAGATGTCAGTGTACAAGTTAGTTGTGTGCTCATCCCTCCTTGCTGCTGCCATTATTAACCTTGGGCCTATGTATACCATTGCTTTGTGCCGGCCAGGTGCTGATTCATGGTTTGTAAGTAGACTTCTCAGGAGAGATCAACTCATAGACATGATGTTCTACAGAGGTAAGTTGTTTGTCCTTGATGAGTTCAATAACCTTTTGGCCATTGATGTTGGAGAGGACAACGATAATGGCAAGCTAAGAATCTCTCAGGTTGAGTGCCTCATTGAGACTCGGTCTATTACCATTTTTATGCCGAACGGCGTGTCTTATATCAATGATGTCCTGGTTGAATCACACGGTGCATTGCTTATGATCCGTACAACGTTCTTTGGTATGCCATCTGATGATAACACGGGATGTATGTCAACTAAACCAGTAGGGATTCAATTCAAGGTGTTTGAGGCAGACTTCCATTCGTCGCGGTGGGTGGGTGTGACAAGCCTGGGTGATGACCACACACTGTACATCAGCCAAAGCTACTCCCGatctctgtgtgtgtgtctcAGTACAAGCTAA
- the LOC120658405 gene encoding expansin-A26-like, whose amino-acid sequence MSAGSPWTMAPPPLLAPLLLAGLALLAAGGVAEGKPHVNHGKFKDGPWTVGHATFYGGRDGSGTTDGGACGYKDALAKDYGALTAAVSPALYSEGAGCGACYEVKGAEEGGGPNKSVVVTATNQAPPPVSGQKGEHFDLTMPAFLQIAEEKAGIVPISYRKVACVRQGGIRYTITGNKNYNMVMVTNVGGEGDVVALSVKGNKRVKWTPMKRSWGQQWTTEVDLTGESLTYRVMTGDHRKATSWHVMPRDWQFGKTYQATKNF is encoded by the exons ATGTCTGCAGGTTCGCCGTGgacaatggcgccgccgcctctcctcgcgccgctgctgctcgccgGGCTCGCGCTGCTGGCagccggcggcgtcgcggagggCAAGCCCCACGTGAACCACGGCAAGTTCAAGGACGGCCCGTGGACGGTCGGGCACGCGACGTTCTACGGCGGGCGCGACGGGTCCGGCACCACGGACGGCGGCGCGTGCGGGTACAAGGACGCGCTGGCCAAGGACTACGGCGCGCTGACGGCGGCCGTGAGCCCGGCGCTGTACAGCGAGGGCGCCGGGTGCGGCGCGTGCTACGAGGTGAAGGgcgcggaggagggcggcggccccAACAAGTCCGTGGTGGTGACGGCCACCAACcaggccccgccgccggtcagcGGGCAGAAGGGCGAGCACTTCGACCTCACCATGCCGGCGTTCCTCCAGATCGCCGAGGAGAAGGCCGGCATCGTGCCCATCTCCTACCGCAA GGTGGCGTGCGTGAGGCAAGGCGGGATCCGGTACACGATCACGgggaacaagaactacaacatgGTGATGGTGACGAACGTGGGCGGCGAGGGGGACGTGGTGGCGCTGTCAGTGAAGGGCAACAAGCGCGTCAAGTGGACGCCGATGAAGCGCAGCTGGGGGCAGCAGTGGACGACGGAGGTCGACCTCACCGGCGAGTCGCTGACGTACCGGGTCATGACCGGCGACCACCGCAAGGCCACCTCCTGGCACGTCATGCCGCGCGACTGGCAGTTCGGCAAGACCTACCAGGCGACCAAAAACTTCTAG